CACGGCGCCGCCGTCCAGCGCGACGAGCAGCGCGTTCGGCTTGGAGCCGGTGCGCGCGGCCTGCGCGGTGCGCACGTTCGCGAACGTCGCGGCCTTCATGCCGATGTAGCCCGCGAGCAGCGACAGGAACGCGCCCGCCACGAAGCTCGCGCTCGCCACCGGGCCCAGTGCCAGGCCGATGGCGATCGCCACGACCACGCAATAGACCGCGAGCACCTTGTATTCGCGGACGAGGAACGCCATCGCGCCTTCGCGGATGTAGCCCGCGATGCGGTTCATCGTCGCGTCACCATCGGGGAGACCCTTGACGCGGAAGTAGAAGAACGCAGCGAAGAGCAGACCGACGGCGCCGATGACGCTCGGTGCGATCGCCCAGAATTCAGATTCGAGACTCGACAACTCCATCCGTTCCTCCAGAGCAGTCCCGGGGGCCCCTGACCGCTCACCCTGCGGATCGCTCGCGTGCCGCGCGAAATGTGCGGAGGGCCTATACGTGATTTCAGGGCAAGCGGGGAGCCTCCTCGGAGCGGTCGGCCCCACCGGGGTCCTTGACGCGGTAGGAGTTCAAAGGGATCCGGCGGGGCCTGGAGGGCCCATCGAGTGGGCTGAAGTGCCCGTATTCACTGGCGATTCAGTGCGACACAGGGGGAGGTTTCACCGCCACCCCGGGGTTGGAGCGCCACCGCGAGTTCCAGCCACAGCGGCATGCCGGTTCGCGGGAGGGCGTACCCCCAGCACCTGGACATGCCAGCATGACGCCCCAATGGGGGTGGAATGACCGCTTCTTTCTTTCTCGAGCAACTCACGTTCAGCGGTGGCGAGAGCATCCATCTCGAACCCGACTCCATCGTCGTCATCGTCGGGCCCAACAACGCGGGCAAGAGCGCGACCCTCCGAGAGATTCGCAGCAAGCAGGTCACTGAGGCCTACAAGACGACGAGAAGTCACGTCATCGCCAACGTAAGGATGGGCCGCACTGGCACAACCGAGGAGTTTCTGGAGCGGATGGCTCCGTACTGGCAGCCGGAATCTGGGTACTACCAGCTCACGGCGCTGGGGGATCCGGACGTATCAACAGGGCAATTCGGCCAATTAGGACAATTCGGACTAAGCTACATGGGCTTCGATCCTGCGAAGACTCCCGAAAACATGCTCCGGCTGATCTGGGAGCAGGGGCACCTGAGTACCCTCCCTAATCTCTTCATCGGCCTTCTGGATCTCTCTACCCGTATCAACGCCACCGAGCCTGCGGACGTCTTCAATCTCACGACAGACATCCCGTACCATCCCATCCAGAAGATGTGCGTCAATCCGGTCCTGGCGGACCGGCTCAGTCGCTACTTCCAACGCGCCTTCGGACATGCGCTCATCGTCAACCGGACCTTCGGCAACACGATGCCGCTCCATTGTGGCCCGCTTCCCCCTTTTGCCCCCGGCGAAGACCGTGTCTCCCCCAGCTACGCCCGGAAGCTTCAGGCGCTCCCGCTCCTCCAGAACCAGGGGGACGGGATGCGCAGCTTCGCGGGCTGCCTCCTTGAGGTCACGGCCGCCGCCAGTTTCGTCCTCATGATCGACGAACCCGAGGCGTTCCTGCACCCGCCCCAGGCACGCTTCCTCGGGACATTGCTGGCGAAGGAGAAGCCCGCCGGGCGCCAGCTCATCATCGCGACCCACAGTGGCGATTTGCTCCGAGGCCTGCTGGATGCCAACCCGTCCTCACTCCAGATCATCCGGCTCACCCGCGAGGGACACCTCAACCACGCGCGGACACTGGACAAGGAACGGATCCGCACGCTCTGGGATGATCCCATCCTCCGTTTCTCCAACACACTGGACAGCCTCTTCCACGAGCAGGTCGTGCTCTGCGAGGCGGACGGAGATTGCCGTTTTTATGCCTCACTCCTGGAAGCGACCCTGTCCGAGGACACAGACACCCGGATGCCCGACGTCATGTTCACGAGCACGGGTGGCAAACACAAAATCCCGACCATCGCCAAAGCCCTCGCCAGCATCGGCATCCCCACACGCGCGATCGTGGACTTCGACATCCTGAATAGCGAATCTCCCCTCAGGGAAGCCGTTGAAGCCCTCGGAGGCAACTGGGACGAGTTCCAACCTCGCTGGAAGCAGGTCAAGGCAGGCGTCGAGCAGCGTAAGCCGGAGCTTGAGACTCCCCACGTCCGGAAGGAGATTGAGAAGCTCCTGAGTGAGGTCAGCACCGCGATCTTCCCCAATGACGTGGCCAAGAGCATCCGAGAGGTGCTCAAGCGTGCTTCGCCCTGGGACGAAGCAAAACAGCTGGGCCTGGGCGCTGTCCCCAAGGGGCAGCTGCGTCAGGTGGCCGAGACACTCCTCGCGGACCTGCGGCGACTGGGTCTCTTCATCGTCGAGACGGGAGAGATGGAAAGCTTCGTCCCCACCGTCGGGGGACATGGAAACGCTTGGCTCGCGGAGGTGTTGCGCAAGGACCTGCGACAGGATCCCCACCTCGAAAACGCCAGGAAGTTCGTTCAGGGACTCTTCTCTCCTCTCCCTCGCGCCACCTCGTGACCCGGAGCATCTGTCGCGTGTCCGAGAGGTATGGCAGAAGCCGCGGCCATGGGCATTCGCTTGGGGCTCCTCGGGTTGGCATTGGCATTGTTTTCGGGCTGCACGGCGAGCCGGGCCCTGTGTCCGGCCGAGGGTGGGCGGCCCTGGCGCGAGGTGCGCAGCACGCACTTCCGCGTGCGCACGAACCTGGAGGAACAGGCGGCGGCGCGGAGCGCGGTGGAGCTGGAGGAGTTCCGGCGGGCGCTGCTGCTGGCCTGGGGCGCGGGCTTCGACCCGCCGGGCACGGTGGACGTCATCATGCTCGGCAACCCCCGCGACCTGGAGGAGTTCACCGACGCGCGCTACGCGGGCTTCGCCGGCCAGACGCCCGACGGCCCGCGGATGGTGATGACGGGAGGTGGCGGCTACCTGCTGGCGGACACGACGGGTGACAAGGAGACCCAGGCCCACGAGCTGGCGCACTACCTGAGCGCCTTCGCCCTGCCCCGTCAGCCCCGCTGGGTGTCGGAAGGCCTGGCGTCCTACCTGCAGACCGTCACCATCCGGCCCAGCGATCGCAACGTGGTGCTGGGCCGGGCCAGCCCGGCGCTGCTCCAGTATGTGCGCGCGCACGGCTGGCTCACGCTGGATGAGCTGTGGCAGTGGGACGGCAAGACGAACCAGAGCACCGCGGAGCTCCAGCGCCACTACGCCTCGTCGTGGCTGTGGGTGCACTACCTCATCAACGCGCACGGCGAGCGCTTCAGCACCTTCCAGGGCCAGCTGGCCCGGGGCGAGGAACCCCGGCGCGCCTTCACGGCCGCCTTCCAGGGAGACACCGCGTACCAGGCCGCCCTCACGAACTACGTGCAGCTCGGGCGCTATGCCATCTCCACCCAGCCCCTGCCTCCGGTGCCCACGCAAACCCAGACACGCGCCCTGGAGCCCGCGGACGTGCACGTCATCCGCTCCATCCTCTTCACGCAGGCGCCGGGCGACGTGCCGCCGGACGAACGCCAGCGCAAGGCGGACCTGGAGCTGGACCAGGCGCTGAAAGAAAATCCGACCCACGTGGAGACCCTCCGGCTGCGGGCCGAGAAGCTGGACAAGGCCGAGCGGCTGAAGCTCGCGCGGGAGCTGGTGGAGAAGCATCCGGAGGACGGGCGCGCGTGGGACCTGCTCGCCAACGCGCTGGAGGCCAACGCGGACACGTCCGCCACCCAGGAGCAGGCCCGCCAGCGCGCCGCGGAGCTGCTGCCGGACAGCCCCTCCGCCCAGAACAGCCTGGCCTGGTACTACGTGACCACGGAGCAGCCCCAGAAGGGGCTCGCCCCGGCCCAGCGCGCGGTGCGGTTGATGCCGGGCAACTCCGCAATCCTCAACACGCAGGCGGCGCTGTACTTCCAGACCGGACGGTGCCGCGAGGCCGTGGCCATGGGGCGGCGTGCGCTCGACATGCTCCACGAAGGGGTCCCGGATGCGGCGCGCCAGGACTTCAAGCGGATCGTCACCGTCTTCGAGACGAAGTGCGTCCCCTCCCCGACCGCGTCCCCCGTGAATTCCCAATAGCCTCCCGCCTCAACGCGCGAGGAGGAGGTCCCGCAGCCGTGCCGTCTGGTCCGCGCTCCAGCCCTCCGGCCGAAGGAGCGCGGCCCAGCCGTCCACGTGCTCGGCGGTGTAGACGTGGCCGTGGCCCGCGGGCACCTCCATGCCCAGGGGCAGGTCCGCCGTCACCTGCCAGAACGTCACGAAGGGGATCCACACCATCTGGCCCAGGACGTCATCGCCTCGCGGCTCACGCAGCCAGTCCGGCCGCTGCACCAGGAGCCGGGGGCTCCACCAGATGATGGGGTCGGAGGGATGCAGCAGGTATAGCACGCGCGAGTCTCCCCACGGCGCGGACGCGGGCGGGATGTCCGTCCCCGGCCGGCGGCTGAAGCGGACGATGCGGCCCTGACGGTAGATGGGTTCCACCTCGGGACTGCCCGGGTCCCGGTGGTCGGTGAACGCGCGATACAGGGTGTTGAAGTTCGGAGGGCCCACGAAGAGGACTCCGTCGGTGCGGTTCGCCAGGTCCCGCTCGCCGCTGAACGCGGTCTCTCCGCCGTAGGAGCCCAGGCTCTCTCCGAACACCAGCAGCTTCGGCCGCTGGCCGGGAGGCAGCCGCGACCAGCGCTCATGGACTTCATCGAAGAGGGCCCGGCCTGACTCCCGCGCCCGCGCCTGATCCACGAGGACGGAGAGCCACGACCACAGATGCGAGTACTGCATGGCGACGATCGCGGAGTCGCCACCGGTCATGTACTCGAAGGCGTCCACGGCCTCCGGCACCACCCAGCCACTGCCCGTGGTCGTCACCACCAGCAGGTACGCGCGGTCAAAGCCGCCAGCCCGCTCCAGGTCATCGACCGCGAGCGCGGCACGGGCCTCCGCATCCGGCGCGGAGGCGTAGCCCGCGTACGCGCGAATGGGTTCCTTCACCGCGGTGCCATGGAAGCGGGAGAGCTCTCCGACCGAGGGCCCGCGCCCGATGAAGTTGCGCCCTTCCCGTCCCAGGGACTCCCACGGAATGCGCGAGCCCGGGCCTCCGGAGCGCAACGCCGTGCGCGGTGGCACCACGCCCTCGTCGGTCATCGTGTCCTGCACCTCCAGGGTGCGGTCCGCCGCAGCGATGAGCCCGTCCCACAACAAGCCACTGGCCACCAGCGCGGTGAGCACCACGACGGCCAGTCCGCTCGTCGCCCGGGCCGCGCGAGGCCCGATGTGTCTTGAGAGCCGTGTGGCCAACGCGCGGGACACGCCACGCAGGCCGCGCCCCACGGCGATGATCACGAAGAAGAAGACCGCCGCGACGAAGGGAGCGAGCAGATACCCCGCGCGGCCCGGCGAGGGCATGCCCATGAGCTCCCGCAGGCGCTGTTGCCAATGCCAGCCAAGCAGCAGTGCCCCCGTCAGCGCCACGGCGGCCACGATGAAGAAGCCCTGCCATGCGCGACGGTGGGGCGTCCTCGCGGGGCGGTCCGCGAACTCCCGCCAGAGCCAGGCGCCCAGGCACCCGAGCCCATAGCCGATGGCCGCGCTGAGGCCGCTGACGAAGCCCTGGAACGGCCCGCTGCGCGGCAGCAGGGATGGAGTGAAAGCCAGACAAGCGAAGAGGAGCGCCACCCAGGCTCCCGGCAAGGTGTAGCGGAGCCAGCGAGGCCAGGGTCGGCTGGCACGTCGGGTATGGCGCACCGCGACGGGTTGCTCGGCGTGGGTGAGGAAGTGCTCCATGCGAACTCCCCGCGAGTGCGCAGGCTCTCCGGAGCGCACTCCAGAGGGTAGGCCCCAAGACCGCTCCCCAGCAGCGAGCGCATGCCGTGTCTGGCTCCGTGACTGCCAATGGGGCCGGCCGCCAGGTGGGCCGACTCGCACTCGCAGCAAAATGCCTGATAGCCTTACCGGATGCTTCCCCGCGCCCTTGCTCCCATCCTGTTCGGTGCCTCGGTCCTGTGGCCGCTGCATGCGCTCGCCTGCATCAACTCGATGGACTACGCCCCCAAGGACTTCAGTCAGTCCTACTGGGCGGACCTGTTCTTCTGGTCCGTGGGCGCGGTGTTCATGAACCGCGTCATCCTGCGCAACATCTGGGGCCCGGCCGTGAAGGGGCAGCCGGTGCCGCCGCAAGCGCGCAGGGCCTTCTTCGTGGTCGTCGGCGTCGCGCTCCTCCTGCTGCTGGAGGCGGTCTCGGTGGGAGGACCGCTGCTCAACTTCAGCGCGACCGACTTTTCCGAGTGCCGGATGAGCATCACCAACCTGGTGATGCTGGTGGCCAGTCCCCTCGTGCTCTTCCTCCTGCAGGCGGCGTTCTTTCACGGGCCCGGCAAGCGGCGGTTCGGCGACACGGGGAAACGGCCGATCGTGGCCCTGGTGGTCACGTCCGTGGTGCTGGTGCTGGGATTGGGAATGGTCCGGGAGTACATCATCCTCCCGTACCTCTGCGACAACACATCGCTCGGGTTCGCGGACATCCACGGTTATTACTGAGCGTCCGTCGTGGCATTGCGTTCGTTTCCGTTTGCCTCGCTCGCGGGCCTTGCCCTCGTGGTGGCCGTGGCCGGGGGTGGCTACGTGCTGGTCCGCGACGCGGATGTGTTGGCGTTGCGCCTGCCGACGCGGGTGCTCGCCCCCACGAAGCCCTCACCGTCGACGCCGCGGGAGGCCGTGGAGCATTTCCAGTGCAATCGCTGTCACGTCGTCCCCGGGCTCGAACCGGTGTCCGCGCGCCTGAGCGAGAACTGTGTCACGTGCCACCAGGCCATCGCCGCGGGGAGGTTGGACCTCTGGTACAAGCAGGCGGAGGTCGAGCGGTGGAAGGGACACATCAACCACCTGGTGAGGACCCCGGACCTCGGCTCGCTGGGCCAGCGGGTCAAGCGCGAGTGGCTCGTCTCCTGGCTCCAGGCGCCGCACGTGGTGAGGCCGCTCTACGGCGCCACCATGCCCCGGATGAAGGTGGGCCCGAAGGACGCGGAGCTGCTCGCGGACTTCTTCGCGGTGACCGAGCAGGAGTCGGCGGAACCCGCGAAAGGCGATGTGGAGGCGGGCCGGGCGCTCTACGCGGAGCACGCGTGCGCGAGCTGTCACTCCCGGGGAGACTTCCCGCTCGCGTCCCTGCGCTACGGCGCGCCGGAGTTCAACAGCCCCTCGGCCCGGAGGCGGGCCCCCGACCTGCGCCACGTGCGTGACCGCATGTCCCTGGCGCAGCTGCGGAGGTGGCTGACGGATCCGCACCGCATCCTCCCCGACACGGAGATGCCCACCTTCCGGCTCACCCCGAAGCAGGTCGAAGACCTGGCGGCCTTCCTGCGCGAGCCCCTGCCACAGGTGGCGGAAGCGCCACGGTCCCGGTACCAGCCCAAGAAGCTGGAGCGCGAGGTCCACTACCCAGAGGTGGCGCAGAAGCTCACCCGGCACCTCTGCTTCCACTGTCACTCCGACCTGCGGCGGCCCGGAGATCAGGGGCCGGGGAACACGGGCGGGTTCGGCTACGACGGTGCCTCGCTCGACCTGGCCACGCGGGCCGGCATCCTCCGGGGC
This DNA window, taken from Corallococcus coralloides DSM 2259, encodes the following:
- a CDS encoding DUF1570 domain-containing protein, coding for MGIRLGLLGLALALFSGCTASRALCPAEGGRPWREVRSTHFRVRTNLEEQAAARSAVELEEFRRALLLAWGAGFDPPGTVDVIMLGNPRDLEEFTDARYAGFAGQTPDGPRMVMTGGGGYLLADTTGDKETQAHELAHYLSAFALPRQPRWVSEGLASYLQTVTIRPSDRNVVLGRASPALLQYVRAHGWLTLDELWQWDGKTNQSTAELQRHYASSWLWVHYLINAHGERFSTFQGQLARGEEPRRAFTAAFQGDTAYQAALTNYVQLGRYAISTQPLPPVPTQTQTRALEPADVHVIRSILFTQAPGDVPPDERQRKADLELDQALKENPTHVETLRLRAEKLDKAERLKLARELVEKHPEDGRAWDLLANALEANADTSATQEQARQRAAELLPDSPSAQNSLAWYYVTTEQPQKGLAPAQRAVRLMPGNSAILNTQAALYFQTGRCREAVAMGRRALDMLHEGVPDAARQDFKRIVTVFETKCVPSPTASPVNSQ
- a CDS encoding c-type cytochrome, producing the protein MALRSFPFASLAGLALVVAVAGGGYVLVRDADVLALRLPTRVLAPTKPSPSTPREAVEHFQCNRCHVVPGLEPVSARLSENCVTCHQAIAAGRLDLWYKQAEVERWKGHINHLVRTPDLGSLGQRVKREWLVSWLQAPHVVRPLYGATMPRMKVGPKDAELLADFFAVTEQESAEPAKGDVEAGRALYAEHACASCHSRGDFPLASLRYGAPEFNSPSARRRAPDLRHVRDRMSLAQLRRWLTDPHRILPDTEMPTFRLTPKQVEDLAAFLREPLPQVAEAPRSRYQPKKLEREVHYPEVAQKLTRHLCFHCHSDLRRPGDQGPGNTGGFGYDGASLDLATRAGILRGIQRDGQFRGLPDRLEDGTPRLVAALIARQGELDGHFQPGVLGMPLGLPPIPEEDIDLIFSWIEQGAPE
- a CDS encoding alpha/beta hydrolase, encoding MALLFACLAFTPSLLPRSGPFQGFVSGLSAAIGYGLGCLGAWLWREFADRPARTPHRRAWQGFFIVAAVALTGALLLGWHWQQRLRELMGMPSPGRAGYLLAPFVAAVFFFVIIAVGRGLRGVSRALATRLSRHIGPRAARATSGLAVVVLTALVASGLLWDGLIAAADRTLEVQDTMTDEGVVPPRTALRSGGPGSRIPWESLGREGRNFIGRGPSVGELSRFHGTAVKEPIRAYAGYASAPDAEARAALAVDDLERAGGFDRAYLLVVTTTGSGWVVPEAVDAFEYMTGGDSAIVAMQYSHLWSWLSVLVDQARARESGRALFDEVHERWSRLPPGQRPKLLVFGESLGSYGGETAFSGERDLANRTDGVLFVGPPNFNTLYRAFTDHRDPGSPEVEPIYRQGRIVRFSRRPGTDIPPASAPWGDSRVLYLLHPSDPIIWWSPRLLVQRPDWLREPRGDDVLGQMVWIPFVTFWQVTADLPLGMEVPAGHGHVYTAEHVDGWAALLRPEGWSADQTARLRDLLLAR
- a CDS encoding ATP-dependent nuclease, which translates into the protein MTASFFLEQLTFSGGESIHLEPDSIVVIVGPNNAGKSATLREIRSKQVTEAYKTTRSHVIANVRMGRTGTTEEFLERMAPYWQPESGYYQLTALGDPDVSTGQFGQLGQFGLSYMGFDPAKTPENMLRLIWEQGHLSTLPNLFIGLLDLSTRINATEPADVFNLTTDIPYHPIQKMCVNPVLADRLSRYFQRAFGHALIVNRTFGNTMPLHCGPLPPFAPGEDRVSPSYARKLQALPLLQNQGDGMRSFAGCLLEVTAAASFVLMIDEPEAFLHPPQARFLGTLLAKEKPAGRQLIIATHSGDLLRGLLDANPSSLQIIRLTREGHLNHARTLDKERIRTLWDDPILRFSNTLDSLFHEQVVLCEADGDCRFYASLLEATLSEDTDTRMPDVMFTSTGGKHKIPTIAKALASIGIPTRAIVDFDILNSESPLREAVEALGGNWDEFQPRWKQVKAGVEQRKPELETPHVRKEIEKLLSEVSTAIFPNDVAKSIREVLKRASPWDEAKQLGLGAVPKGQLRQVAETLLADLRRLGLFIVETGEMESFVPTVGGHGNAWLAEVLRKDLRQDPHLENARKFVQGLFSPLPRATS